The following coding sequences lie in one Ictalurus furcatus strain D&B chromosome 7, Billie_1.0, whole genome shotgun sequence genomic window:
- the si:dkey-171c9.3 gene encoding uncharacterized protein si:dkey-171c9.3 codes for MNYMDQNALGPNPVQTDVVHHFAEMLSGDILDAAVRKQDIEFTKDGDQTCNITQSEVSRWTMSDQEKLAKRLAAEIYSNALEELARHGCPAGRKYEEQPDVQTRQKYEKEIISEVHSEPASYLCSSMHHCDQDGPAREIDLIYHQRSTTNPTTLDDMAHLGSLDYPDAPPSTPLLPEMMKSRSSFTRKLKGGLAKEFLPSTPPPTPKDQQSLLEDKLTDSTVDKSEFMVRLMRSLSLACSQLGEDNGTETENRFQSEISDYAAQLSADIIHCITASQAVSNRNIETPVRGVQVLANHLAEEIIMTSIAEVMRIKREDRTSQ; via the coding sequence ATGAACTACATGGATCAGAATGCTCTTGGACCCAACCCAGTTCAGACAGATGTTGTTCACCACTTTGCTGAGATGTTATCCGGAGACATACTGGATGCAGCTGTGAGGAAACAAGACATTGAGTTCACTAAAGATGGTGATCAAACATGTAACATCACTCAAAGTGAGGTGAGCAGGTGGACAATGAGTGATCAGGAAAAGCTAGCTAAGAGACTAGCTGCTGAGATCTATAGCAATGCACTGGAAGAACTAGCCAGGCATGGTTGTCCTGCTGGTAGGAAATATGAAGAACAACCAGATGTTCAAACAAGGCAGAAATACGAAAAAGAgatcattagtgaagtccacaGTGAGCCTGCATCTTACCTTTGTTCCTCCATGCACCACTGTGACCAAGATGGGCCTGCACGGGAAATAGATCTTATCTATCACCAAAGGTCTACCACCAATCCTACTACTCTGGATGATATGGCCCATCTGGGCTCCCTTGACTACCCTGATGCTCCTCCAAGTACACCATTACTGCCAGAGATGATGAAGAGCCGTTCGAGCTTCACCAGGAAGCTGAAAGGCGGACTCGCAAAGGAGTTCCTACCCTCAACCCCTCCACCCACCCCTAAAGATCAACAGTCTCTCTTGGAGGACAAGTTGACTGACAGCACAGTAGACAAATCAGAGTTTATGGTTCGGCTGATGCGTTCGCTCTCACTAGCGTGCTCACAGCTTGGGGAAGATAATGGcacagaaactgaaaacaggtTTCAGAGTGAGATTTCAGACTATGCGGCACAGCTCTCAGCAGATATCATCCACTGCATCACTGCATCCCAAGCAGTCAgcaacagaaatatagaaacacCCGTCAGAGGTGTGCAGGTCCTGGCCAACCACCTGGCAGAGGAGATCATTATGACATCTATAGCAGAGGTTATGAGAATCAAGAGAGAGGACAGAACAAGCCAATAA
- the ccnb3 gene encoding G2/mitotic-specific cyclin-B3 isoform X2 yields the protein MPFSRGKKPTVCKIPKLQFKSSENVEDGPHVKRSSSPAQGAPRKRTAFIDITNAHKVEFSNPIKKKDPTKKVQKKTSVTTKNDANLKMSALVTSESPGEEQEKDESPVEKLEEPLPKAPLPAHLLPPQIPPEFDIDSDASNDHTQTPEYAKDIFDYLKKREEKFVLRDYMDNQPSLNPSMRAILVDWLVEVQENFELNHETLYLAVKMTDHYLAVAQASRESLQLIGSTAMLLACKFEERLPPCVDDFLYICDDAYKRSQFISMEERILQALNFELNIPVPYRFLRRYAKCVNAGMDTLTLARFVCELSLLEMQFVPVQASLLASACLLVALVTKDLGGWTPSLQFHSGYSVEDLAPVARKLQHMLNSPSDSKLATVRSKYSHKVFFEVALMPTVSLETLERFLK from the exons ATGCCTTTTTCAAGAGGAAAGAAGCCGACAGTCTGCAAAATCCCAAAGCTCCAGTTTAAAAGCTCAGAGAATGTG GAGGATGGCCCTCATGTCAAGCGATCATCCTCTCCTGCTCAAGGGGCTCCCAGGAAGAGAACTGCGTTTATTGATATCACTAAT GCTCACAAAGTTGAGTTTAGCAAtccaataaaaaagaaagatccAACCAAGAAGGTGCAAAAGAAGACCTCTGTGACCACCAAGAACGATGCCAACCTAAAAAT GTCGGCCTTGGTCACTTCTGAAAGTCCGGGTGAGGAGCAGGAGAAGGACGAATCCCCAGTAGAGAAACTGGAGGAGCCCCTGCCCAAAGCTCCCCTTCCTGCACACCTTCTGCCTCCACAG ATACCCCCAGAGTTTGACATCGACTCGGATGCTTCGAAtgaccacacacagacaccagaATATGCCAAAGACATTTTTGATTACCTGAAGAAAAGAGAG GAGAAATTTGTGTTGCGCGACTACATGGACAATCAGCCGAGCCTGAACCCGAGCATGAGGGCAATTTTAGTGGACTGGCTAGTCGAGGTCCAG GAGAACTTTGAATTGAATCATGAGACTCTGTACCTGGCCGTGAAGATGACTGATCATTATCTGGCTGTGGCTCAGGCCAGCAGGGAATCGCTCCAGCTCATCGGCTCCACAGCAATGCTGCTAGCCTGCAAGTTTGAG GAGCGGCTCCCACCTTGTGTTGATGACTTCCTGTATATATGTGATGATGCGTACAAACGCTCTCAGTTCATCTCCATGGAAGAGAGAATCCTACAGGCGCTGAACTTCGAACTCAATATTCCTGTTCCTTATCGATTCTTACGAAGATATGCCAAG tgtgtgaatgCCGGTATGGACACTCTGACTCTGGCCCGGTTTGTGTGTGAGCTCAGTCTGCTGGAGATGCAGTTTGTCCCTGTACAAGCGTCTCTGCTGGCCTCCGCTTGTCTACTCGTCGCCCTGGTAACCAAGGACCTGGGGGGATGG acgcCATCTCTGCAGTTCCACTCGGGCTACAGTGTGGAGGATCTGGCGCCCGTGGCTCGAAAGCTCCAGCACATGCTGAACAGTCCGTCTGACAGCAAGCTTGCCACTGTCCGCAGCAAATACTCTCACAA GGTTTTCTTTGAAGTTGCTCTGATGCCTACCGTGAGCTTGGAGACGCTTGAGAGGTTTCTGAAGTGA
- the ccnb3 gene encoding G2/mitotic-specific cyclin-B3 isoform X1: MPFSRGKKPTVCKIPKLQFKSSENVEDGPHVKRSSSPAQGAPRKRTAFIDITNAVSQCFVKLQFDDAAAAAADDDVRRAHKVEFSNPIKKKDPTKKVQKKTSVTTKNDANLKMSALVTSESPGEEQEKDESPVEKLEEPLPKAPLPAHLLPPQIPPEFDIDSDASNDHTQTPEYAKDIFDYLKKREEKFVLRDYMDNQPSLNPSMRAILVDWLVEVQENFELNHETLYLAVKMTDHYLAVAQASRESLQLIGSTAMLLACKFEERLPPCVDDFLYICDDAYKRSQFISMEERILQALNFELNIPVPYRFLRRYAKCVNAGMDTLTLARFVCELSLLEMQFVPVQASLLASACLLVALVTKDLGGWTPSLQFHSGYSVEDLAPVARKLQHMLNSPSDSKLATVRSKYSHKVFFEVALMPTVSLETLERFLK; this comes from the exons ATGCCTTTTTCAAGAGGAAAGAAGCCGACAGTCTGCAAAATCCCAAAGCTCCAGTTTAAAAGCTCAGAGAATGTG GAGGATGGCCCTCATGTCAAGCGATCATCCTCTCCTGCTCAAGGGGCTCCCAGGAAGAGAACTGCGTTTATTGATATCACTAAT GctgtgtctcagtgttttgtGAAGCTTCAGTTCgatgatgctgctgctgctgctgctgatgatgatgtcagGCGA GCTCACAAAGTTGAGTTTAGCAAtccaataaaaaagaaagatccAACCAAGAAGGTGCAAAAGAAGACCTCTGTGACCACCAAGAACGATGCCAACCTAAAAAT GTCGGCCTTGGTCACTTCTGAAAGTCCGGGTGAGGAGCAGGAGAAGGACGAATCCCCAGTAGAGAAACTGGAGGAGCCCCTGCCCAAAGCTCCCCTTCCTGCACACCTTCTGCCTCCACAG ATACCCCCAGAGTTTGACATCGACTCGGATGCTTCGAAtgaccacacacagacaccagaATATGCCAAAGACATTTTTGATTACCTGAAGAAAAGAGAG GAGAAATTTGTGTTGCGCGACTACATGGACAATCAGCCGAGCCTGAACCCGAGCATGAGGGCAATTTTAGTGGACTGGCTAGTCGAGGTCCAG GAGAACTTTGAATTGAATCATGAGACTCTGTACCTGGCCGTGAAGATGACTGATCATTATCTGGCTGTGGCTCAGGCCAGCAGGGAATCGCTCCAGCTCATCGGCTCCACAGCAATGCTGCTAGCCTGCAAGTTTGAG GAGCGGCTCCCACCTTGTGTTGATGACTTCCTGTATATATGTGATGATGCGTACAAACGCTCTCAGTTCATCTCCATGGAAGAGAGAATCCTACAGGCGCTGAACTTCGAACTCAATATTCCTGTTCCTTATCGATTCTTACGAAGATATGCCAAG tgtgtgaatgCCGGTATGGACACTCTGACTCTGGCCCGGTTTGTGTGTGAGCTCAGTCTGCTGGAGATGCAGTTTGTCCCTGTACAAGCGTCTCTGCTGGCCTCCGCTTGTCTACTCGTCGCCCTGGTAACCAAGGACCTGGGGGGATGG acgcCATCTCTGCAGTTCCACTCGGGCTACAGTGTGGAGGATCTGGCGCCCGTGGCTCGAAAGCTCCAGCACATGCTGAACAGTCCGTCTGACAGCAAGCTTGCCACTGTCCGCAGCAAATACTCTCACAA GGTTTTCTTTGAAGTTGCTCTGATGCCTACCGTGAGCTTGGAGACGCTTGAGAGGTTTCTGAAGTGA